In Janibacter cremeus, a genomic segment contains:
- a CDS encoding sodium:solute symporter family protein produces the protein MTLLVIALYFVFLSVIGWLAYRRVKGSTDQFFVAERSLGTFVNSWAFLASLASGGSMLAGVGTAMALGFPYIAATTAGAVVGFVVASIVVAKPLRALGEYTVPDYFRARFQSRIIAWVVPLIILVGSMAYLVAQLKAASIVTEYALGWDYSVGVIVTGLLFTAYVSAGGFLAVSWNDVFQGILMFAGLVGLIIAALGTIDGFSGSFNMALTDYPALGTGSGTDVSPATYVGAFITGVTVMSVLPHVIMRVFSAKSVKSAKVSLNVSMLIYAAMMLGSATVLTVAATTIPSVTSESGDEAFLLIVEKVLGPVGQGVIMAAVLAAIMSTTAGLLMVCNAVVANDIFSRVLRPEAPQRTIVRVAGGATWIVGVLAILLALNPPDLLIVLYIAAQGFIAASLFFPMVLGMWWSRCTTSGAIAGVIGGAVIFAIMFAWGGLGTSAEVVVALPASLILTVVVSLMSGESKVGRTEQVERVV, from the coding sequence ATGACTTTACTAGTAATTGCCCTATACTTCGTTTTTCTTAGTGTGATTGGTTGGCTTGCCTATAGGCGCGTCAAAGGGTCGACAGATCAGTTTTTCGTGGCCGAAAGGAGCCTCGGGACGTTCGTTAACTCTTGGGCCTTTCTCGCCTCCTTGGCGAGTGGTGGATCAATGCTGGCTGGTGTTGGTACGGCAATGGCCTTAGGGTTTCCATACATTGCGGCCACAACTGCGGGCGCGGTAGTTGGATTCGTGGTCGCTTCGATTGTGGTCGCCAAGCCACTGCGCGCTTTAGGCGAATACACTGTCCCTGACTATTTTCGCGCACGGTTTCAAAGTAGAATAATTGCTTGGGTGGTTCCACTCATCATTCTCGTTGGAAGTATGGCTTACTTGGTGGCGCAGCTCAAGGCGGCCTCAATTGTTACAGAGTATGCGCTGGGATGGGACTACAGCGTAGGAGTCATCGTCACTGGTCTGCTTTTCACAGCTTACGTCTCGGCCGGAGGGTTCCTGGCGGTTTCTTGGAACGATGTTTTCCAAGGAATTTTGATGTTCGCCGGGCTGGTTGGACTCATCATTGCAGCTTTGGGGACGATCGATGGCTTTTCGGGGTCCTTCAATATGGCCCTCACGGACTATCCGGCGCTGGGCACCGGCAGTGGAACCGACGTGTCTCCGGCGACATACGTGGGTGCGTTCATCACGGGTGTAACAGTCATGTCGGTTCTTCCGCACGTCATTATGCGCGTGTTCTCAGCGAAGAGTGTGAAGTCAGCAAAGGTGTCACTTAACGTTTCAATGCTGATATACGCCGCGATGATGCTGGGGTCAGCAACGGTGCTGACCGTGGCGGCAACCACTATTCCAAGCGTTACATCGGAGAGTGGTGACGAGGCCTTTCTCCTCATTGTGGAGAAGGTCCTTGGGCCGGTTGGCCAAGGCGTTATAATGGCGGCAGTGCTTGCCGCTATTATGTCCACGACAGCAGGATTGCTGATGGTCTGCAACGCTGTCGTAGCAAACGACATCTTCTCTCGAGTGCTTAGGCCCGAGGCGCCTCAGCGTACGATAGTCCGAGTAGCCGGGGGCGCGACTTGGATAGTTGGGGTCCTCGCAATATTGCTGGCCCTCAACCCCCCAGATCTCCTGATTGTTTTGTACATCGCGGCGCAAGGGTTCATCGCGGCGTCACTCTTTTTTCCCATGGTGCTTGGGATGTGGTGGAGTCGGTGCACGACATCCGGCGCTATCGCGGGTGTTATCGGAGGTGCGGTGATATTCGCTATTATGTTCGCCTGGGGCGGTCTTGGGACGTCCGCGGAAGTGGTTGTCGCGCTTCCAGCGTCACTCATCTTGACCGTTGTTGTGAGCCTAATGTCGGGGGAGTCGAAAGTCGGGCGAACGGAACAGGTCGAACGGGTTGTCTGA
- a CDS encoding AMP-binding protein, translated as MSQMSATFRSQIDSYLDRLGTRQRATWPSGVARELSYPFGEVPLTEYLRRWAHERPEHPVITWHGYDMSYTELDDLSDRVASRLNALGLMPGDKVAVMMPNVPQFIVAFFGILKVGCVHVPINPMFRRQEIRYELEDTGAKVAFLLDDFAEEFERGSKGTRVEVVIATSVEDLLPQGADMPSGAQSNVPPAAGAERLMNVFSEPTGSVPQDPMDIHALAALNYTGGTTGMPKGCKHTQADMLYTAVAGATHVTSLDRNSVTLLYLPIFWIAGEDGFLVTFACGGTVVLQYRYDAYEAAQAIARNGVTAFIGTVDNALEVLEVSKRIDVSLATIETATVMSFVTKLSSDVRERWRLESGSAAILRESSYGLTEDHTMDTFTLGLDDIDLEGRPGFVGLPVPGTDFAIIDFLTEELNPIGVEGQIIVRSPSMMAGYYENEEATSETLRDGWLLTGDSGVIDERGCLHYLGRRKEMLKVNGMSVFPSELEFQLSLHSDIAAAGVIGQPDEAKGEVPVAFVELRHGCDLEAKDIESWCRQNIAPYKVPRVRVIAEMPMAPTGKVMKSELVRYADAIKVSSST; from the coding sequence ATGTCGCAGATGTCGGCCACGTTCCGGAGTCAGATCGACTCGTACCTAGACCGCCTCGGCACGCGGCAACGAGCGACTTGGCCATCAGGGGTAGCGCGAGAACTCTCGTACCCCTTCGGTGAGGTCCCTCTGACCGAGTACCTGCGCAGATGGGCTCATGAGCGGCCCGAGCACCCCGTCATCACCTGGCACGGCTATGACATGAGCTACACCGAGCTAGACGACCTGAGTGACCGTGTGGCCTCCCGGCTTAATGCTCTAGGCCTGATGCCTGGCGACAAAGTCGCGGTGATGATGCCTAATGTTCCACAATTCATCGTCGCCTTCTTCGGAATTTTGAAGGTGGGCTGTGTTCATGTCCCAATCAACCCCATGTTCAGGCGCCAGGAAATCAGGTACGAGCTGGAGGACACGGGTGCCAAAGTCGCCTTCTTGCTTGACGATTTTGCCGAGGAGTTCGAGAGGGGAAGTAAGGGGACGAGGGTCGAAGTCGTGATCGCAACCTCCGTAGAGGACCTCCTTCCGCAAGGGGCAGATATGCCCTCTGGCGCCCAGAGCAATGTGCCACCAGCAGCCGGCGCAGAGCGACTTATGAACGTATTCTCGGAGCCCACGGGCAGCGTCCCGCAGGATCCGATGGACATTCATGCACTAGCAGCCCTCAACTACACTGGGGGAACGACTGGAATGCCGAAGGGCTGCAAGCACACACAAGCAGACATGCTTTACACGGCAGTCGCGGGCGCAACCCATGTTACGTCCCTCGATCGAAACTCGGTTACCCTGCTGTACCTTCCCATTTTCTGGATTGCAGGCGAGGACGGCTTCCTAGTCACCTTCGCATGCGGAGGCACAGTCGTTCTCCAGTATCGATACGACGCCTATGAGGCTGCGCAGGCTATTGCTCGGAACGGTGTTACCGCCTTTATCGGCACAGTCGATAACGCGCTTGAGGTCCTAGAAGTCTCCAAGCGAATCGATGTCAGCCTCGCAACAATAGAGACCGCAACCGTGATGTCATTTGTAACAAAGTTGTCTTCTGATGTCCGCGAGCGTTGGCGACTCGAAAGTGGTTCCGCTGCAATCCTACGTGAGAGCTCTTATGGATTGACGGAAGATCACACAATGGACACATTCACTCTTGGGCTCGACGACATTGACTTGGAGGGTCGACCAGGCTTTGTCGGCCTGCCTGTGCCAGGCACTGACTTTGCAATTATCGACTTTCTCACTGAGGAATTGAACCCAATTGGCGTTGAAGGGCAGATCATCGTCAGATCGCCCAGCATGATGGCGGGGTATTATGAGAATGAGGAAGCGACCTCCGAGACACTCCGAGACGGCTGGCTTTTGACGGGAGACAGTGGAGTCATTGATGAGCGCGGCTGCCTCCACTATTTGGGAAGACGTAAGGAAATGCTGAAGGTAAACGGCATGAGTGTTTTTCCATCAGAATTGGAATTTCAACTCAGCCTGCATTCAGATATCGCTGCAGCGGGAGTGATTGGACAGCCTGATGAGGCGAAGGGAGAAGTGCCCGTGGCGTTCGTCGAACTCCGCCATGGATGCGATCTTGAGGCAAAGGATATTGAGTCTTGGTGTAGGCAGAATATCGCCCCCTACAAGGTGCCGCGGGTTCGCGTCATCGCGGAGATGCCTATGGCTCCGACCGGTAAGGTCATGAAGAGCGAACTCGTACGCTATGCAGATGCTATTAAAGTCTCTTCGTCAACCTAG
- a CDS encoding acetyl-CoA C-acyltransferase produces MREAVIVSTARTPIGRAYRGAFNDTQAQELIGHAVRHAVERSGVEGGQIEDVVIGAALQQGSTAANIGRQAALRAGLPVTVAGMSVDRQCASGLMAIATAAKQVVFDGQQVAVGGGVESISLVQNEHMNTYRAQDPWLVEHVPATYMSMLETAEVVAKRYGVSRERQDEYALQSQRRTAAAQEAGAFDEEIVPLPSTQLTKDKATGEVGSQEVTLAKDEGNRPGTAIEDLAKLNPVLAKDGTEGFAITAGNASQLSDGASAAVVMEAQEASRRGLTPLGAFRGMAVAGVEPDEMGIGPVRAVPKLLEQHGLTVDDIDLWELNEAFAVQALYCRDHLGIDPAKYNVNGGAISIGHPYGMSGARMAGHVLIEGKRRGARYGVVTMCVGGGMGAAGLFEIF; encoded by the coding sequence ATGCGCGAAGCAGTCATCGTCTCCACCGCCCGCACCCCGATCGGGCGCGCCTACCGCGGCGCCTTCAACGACACCCAGGCCCAGGAGCTGATCGGCCACGCGGTCCGGCACGCCGTCGAGCGCTCTGGCGTCGAAGGCGGCCAGATCGAGGACGTCGTCATCGGCGCCGCTCTCCAGCAGGGCTCGACCGCGGCGAACATCGGCCGTCAGGCCGCACTGCGGGCCGGGCTCCCGGTCACGGTCGCCGGCATGTCCGTCGACCGGCAGTGCGCGAGTGGCCTGATGGCCATCGCCACCGCCGCCAAGCAGGTGGTCTTCGACGGCCAGCAGGTCGCTGTCGGCGGTGGCGTCGAGTCGATCTCGCTCGTGCAGAACGAGCACATGAACACCTACCGCGCCCAGGACCCGTGGCTCGTCGAGCACGTTCCCGCGACCTACATGTCGATGCTCGAGACCGCGGAGGTGGTCGCGAAGCGCTACGGGGTCTCCCGCGAGCGGCAGGACGAGTACGCCCTGCAGTCCCAGCGTCGTACCGCGGCGGCGCAGGAGGCCGGTGCCTTCGACGAGGAGATCGTGCCACTGCCGTCGACGCAGCTGACCAAGGACAAGGCCACCGGCGAGGTCGGCTCGCAGGAGGTCACCCTCGCCAAGGACGAGGGCAACCGGCCCGGGACGGCGATCGAGGACCTGGCCAAGCTGAACCCGGTGCTGGCCAAGGACGGCACCGAGGGCTTCGCGATCACGGCCGGCAACGCCTCCCAGCTGTCCGACGGCGCATCCGCTGCCGTGGTCATGGAGGCGCAGGAGGCTTCCCGGCGCGGCCTGACCCCGCTCGGTGCCTTCCGCGGGATGGCCGTTGCCGGGGTGGAGCCGGACGAGATGGGCATCGGCCCGGTCCGCGCGGTGCCGAAGCTGCTGGAGCAGCACGGTCTGACCGTCGACGACATCGACCTGTGGGAGCTGAACGAGGCCTTCGCCGTCCAGGCGCTCTACTGCCGTGACCACCTGGGCATCGACCCCGCGAAGTACAACGTCAACGGTGGTGCGATCTCCATCGGCCACCCCTACGGCATGAGCGGTGCACGGATGGCCGGACACGTCCTCATTGAGGGCAAGCGCCGTGGCGCCCGCTACGGCGTGGTGACCATGTGCGTCGGGGGTGGGATGGGCGCCGCGGGTCTCTTCGAGATCTTCTGA
- a CDS encoding acyl-CoA dehydrogenase family protein, producing the protein MTDLLYTDVEESLRSSVRSTLQRSLDEGLAARLYDEPDTDTSPIWQALAGQIGLAGLLVPESLGGVGAGPREAAVVLEELGRTVAPVPFLTSSVIATTALLTAGDEEHLPALAAGERTAALVLPWTARRGTWACVQGSVEPVAGALGADLLVVPTTGEGGVTSLRAYESGEVEVEAITSLDMTRPLARVTVRGEGVEIASGPTAEAAVDAALAAGAALLPSEQLGLAQWCLETTVEYAKTRVQFARPIGSFQAIKHRLADLYLLLVNTQAAARHAAGTLADDDPDQHVAQAVAQAFCGDAAVRAAEEALQLHGGIGMTWEHPVHTHLKRAKSDQLALGTPERHRADLAGLVDLPAS; encoded by the coding sequence ATGACCGACCTGCTCTACACCGACGTCGAGGAGTCCCTGCGCTCCAGCGTCCGGTCCACCCTCCAGCGCTCCCTCGACGAGGGCCTGGCCGCCCGGCTCTACGACGAGCCGGACACCGACACGAGTCCCATCTGGCAGGCGCTCGCCGGCCAGATCGGCCTGGCCGGTCTGCTCGTCCCCGAGTCGCTCGGCGGCGTCGGGGCCGGTCCGCGCGAGGCGGCCGTCGTGCTCGAGGAGCTCGGGCGCACCGTCGCACCGGTGCCGTTCCTCACCAGCTCCGTCATCGCCACGACCGCGCTCCTGACCGCCGGCGACGAGGAGCACCTGCCCGCCCTGGCCGCCGGTGAGCGCACCGCCGCGCTCGTCCTGCCCTGGACCGCTCGGCGAGGGACGTGGGCGTGCGTGCAGGGCAGCGTGGAGCCGGTTGCCGGTGCGCTGGGCGCAGACCTGCTCGTCGTGCCCACCACGGGCGAAGGGGGAGTGACCTCCCTTCGTGCGTACGAGTCGGGGGAGGTCGAGGTGGAGGCGATCACCTCGCTCGACATGACCCGCCCGCTCGCCCGCGTGACCGTGCGGGGGGAGGGGGTGGAGATCGCCTCCGGCCCGACGGCCGAGGCCGCAGTCGATGCGGCTCTGGCCGCCGGTGCCGCGCTCCTGCCCTCCGAGCAGCTCGGCCTGGCCCAGTGGTGCCTCGAGACGACCGTGGAGTACGCGAAGACGCGCGTGCAGTTCGCGCGGCCGATCGGCTCCTTCCAGGCGATCAAGCACCGTCTGGCCGACCTCTACCTGCTCCTCGTCAACACCCAGGCTGCCGCCCGCCACGCCGCCGGTACCCTCGCCGACGACGACCCCGACCAGCACGTCGCCCAGGCGGTCGCCCAGGCGTTCTGCGGCGACGCCGCCGTGCGCGCGGCGGAGGAGGCCCTGCAGTTGCACGGCGGGATCGGCATGACGTGGGAGCACCCGGTGCACACCCACCTGAAGCGGGCCAAGTCCGACCAGCTCGCGCTCGGGACACCGGAGCGGCACCGTGCCGACCTCGCCGGGCTGGTCGACCTCCCCGCGAGCTGA
- a CDS encoding acyl-CoA dehydrogenase family protein → MPDLQQRVDELLESHDPETTPRAIFLGAQYDAGLAWVHFPEGLGGLGLSRGRQSEVDDRLEAVGAPRPDVARNAIGLGMAAPTMVAFGTPEMQQRYLRPLFACTEIWCQLFSEPGAGSDLAAVATRAVPDGDEWVVDGQKVWTSGAHNADFAILVARTDTSVPKHAGLTYFVLEMNVPGIEIRPLRQITGEAEFNEVFLSGVRIHDRNRVGAVGEGWKVATTTLNNERVAIGAGNEREAGQIGVVTQRWRRDPCVRTPGNHAELMQWWVETEVTRLAGERLRQGLEVGQPGPESSAMKLAFAQQAQQVSGFALELAPEEGLTYHDWSMVRPETGSLLGHGPGFRYLRAKGNSIEGGTSEIMRNIIAERVLGLPPEHRPDKGIAFKDVPR, encoded by the coding sequence GTGCCTGATCTGCAGCAGCGGGTCGACGAGCTCCTCGAGAGCCACGACCCCGAGACGACACCTCGTGCCATTTTTCTTGGTGCCCAGTACGACGCCGGCCTCGCGTGGGTCCACTTCCCCGAGGGGCTGGGCGGACTGGGCCTCTCCCGAGGTCGCCAGAGCGAGGTCGACGACCGGCTCGAGGCCGTCGGTGCACCGCGACCCGACGTGGCACGCAATGCCATCGGTCTGGGCATGGCCGCGCCGACGATGGTGGCCTTCGGCACGCCGGAGATGCAGCAGCGCTACCTGCGGCCGCTCTTCGCCTGTACCGAGATCTGGTGCCAGCTCTTCAGCGAGCCCGGTGCCGGCTCCGACCTGGCCGCCGTCGCGACCCGTGCCGTCCCCGACGGTGACGAGTGGGTCGTCGACGGGCAGAAGGTGTGGACCTCCGGCGCCCACAACGCCGACTTCGCCATCCTCGTCGCCCGCACTGACACCTCGGTGCCCAAGCACGCCGGCCTGACCTACTTCGTCCTGGAGATGAACGTCCCCGGGATCGAGATCCGCCCCCTTCGCCAGATCACGGGCGAGGCCGAGTTCAACGAGGTCTTCCTCTCCGGGGTGCGCATCCACGACCGCAACCGGGTCGGCGCCGTCGGTGAGGGATGGAAGGTCGCGACGACGACCTTGAACAACGAGCGCGTGGCCATCGGCGCCGGGAACGAGCGCGAGGCGGGCCAGATCGGTGTGGTCACCCAGCGGTGGCGCCGCGACCCCTGCGTGCGCACCCCCGGCAACCACGCCGAGCTGATGCAGTGGTGGGTCGAGACCGAGGTGACCCGTCTGGCCGGCGAGCGCCTGCGCCAGGGCCTGGAAGTCGGCCAGCCCGGTCCGGAGAGCTCGGCGATGAAGCTCGCCTTCGCCCAGCAGGCACAGCAGGTCAGCGGCTTCGCCCTCGAGCTCGCGCCCGAGGAGGGTCTGACCTACCACGACTGGAGCATGGTCCGACCCGAGACCGGGTCCCTCCTCGGCCATGGCCCCGGCTTCCGCTACCTGCGGGCCAAGGGCAACTCCATCGAGGGAGGCACCAGCGAGATCATGCGCAACATTATTGCCGAGCGGGTGCTCGGCCTGCCCCCGGAACACCGCCCCGACAAGGGGATTGCCTTCAAGGACGTGCCCCGATGA
- a CDS encoding acyl-CoA dehydrogenase family protein has product MDFALDSRTLELREQLTAFMDEHVYPIEATYQEQLDAAPERWSPPPVIEPAKEAARSQNLWNLFLPGEDGAGLTNLQYAPLCEVLGRSLHIAPVATNCAAPDTGNMEVLHMFGTPQQKEQWLQPLLDGQIRSAFAMTEPRVASSDATNIETSIVRDGDEYVINGRKWYISGAMNPNAQVLIVMGKTDPSADRHRQQSMILVPRDTPGVQVRRGLKVFGYDDRDHGGHAEIDFTDVRVPASNLIGEEGGGFAIAQARLGPGRIHHCMRLIGIAERSLELMIERAASRVAFGKALSEQGVIRDWIAESRVRIEQLRLLTFKAAWLMDTVGNKGAHTEIQAIKIAAPSAVEWILDKAVQVHGAGGLSQDFPVAEWYAQVRTLRFADGPDEVHKNALARHEIRRLSARA; this is encoded by the coding sequence GTGGACTTCGCACTGGACAGCAGGACCCTCGAGCTGCGCGAGCAGCTCACCGCCTTCATGGACGAGCACGTCTACCCGATCGAGGCGACCTACCAGGAGCAGCTCGACGCCGCTCCGGAGCGGTGGTCGCCGCCACCGGTCATCGAGCCGGCCAAGGAGGCCGCCCGCTCCCAGAACCTGTGGAATCTCTTCCTCCCGGGGGAGGACGGCGCCGGCCTGACGAACCTCCAGTACGCCCCCCTGTGCGAGGTGCTCGGGCGCAGCCTGCACATCGCCCCGGTGGCGACGAACTGTGCGGCGCCGGACACCGGCAACATGGAGGTGCTGCACATGTTCGGCACCCCGCAGCAGAAGGAGCAGTGGCTCCAGCCGCTGCTCGACGGGCAGATCCGTTCGGCCTTCGCGATGACGGAGCCGCGGGTGGCCAGCTCCGACGCGACCAACATCGAGACCTCGATCGTGCGCGACGGCGACGAGTACGTCATCAACGGCCGCAAGTGGTACATCTCCGGTGCGATGAACCCGAATGCGCAGGTCCTCATCGTCATGGGCAAGACCGACCCGTCCGCGGACCGGCACCGCCAGCAGTCGATGATCCTCGTGCCGCGGGACACCCCCGGCGTCCAGGTGCGCCGGGGGCTGAAGGTCTTCGGCTACGACGATCGTGACCACGGCGGGCACGCCGAGATCGACTTCACCGATGTGCGCGTCCCCGCCAGCAACCTCATCGGTGAGGAGGGCGGCGGCTTCGCCATCGCCCAGGCCCGCCTCGGCCCGGGGCGCATCCACCACTGCATGCGCCTGATCGGCATCGCCGAGCGTTCCCTCGAGCTGATGATCGAGCGGGCAGCCAGCCGTGTGGCCTTCGGCAAGGCACTGTCAGAGCAGGGCGTCATCCGAGACTGGATCGCCGAGTCCCGGGTGCGCATCGAGCAGCTGCGGCTGCTGACCTTCAAGGCGGCCTGGCTGATGGACACGGTGGGCAACAAGGGTGCCCACACAGAGATCCAGGCGATCAAGATCGCCGCGCCGAGCGCCGTGGAGTGGATCCTCGACAAGGCCGTCCAGGTCCACGGTGCCGGTGGCCTCAGCCAGGACTTCCCGGTGGCGGAGTGGTACGCCCAGGTGCGCACCCTGCGGTTCGCCGACGGCCCCGACGAGGTCCACAAGAACGCCCTTGCCCGACACGAGATCCGGAGGCTGAGCGCACGTGCCTGA
- a CDS encoding class I adenylate-forming enzyme family protein, which translates to MDNAVRLVWDRAEQAPDAPALREGERSWTYAELRSGVQGAMEQLHGRGIAPGDRVLVVMPTSAEFVLAYHAILALGATAVTVNPLCTARELTHFVEDAGCSTALGWHEGEAAVRATATDCGMDLWTLHPGAIATSGDGQPAEVAARDAAVLLYTSGTTGAPKGAVLTHENLVSCGVALNEALDLSPDDSMGTALPLFHVFGQAAVMFTAYAAGGCLSLQHPFDAAGLLQMAADQQLTGIAGVPTMWNAMLHAQTDLTAADLAHLRLACSGGAALPLEVAKAFKDRFGAVVLDGYGLSETTGAATFNSLANPRKEMSVGRALPGGRLAILDEDRQPLQPGLAGEVAISGPFVMREYWNRPEATAAVREGEWFLTGDIGRMDEDGDLWIVDRKKDLVIRGGYNVYPREVEEVFYGHPDIREVAVIGVPDNRLGEEIAAVVSPQPGADIDPAELRAWLEERLAAYKVPRVYQLIDELPKGPTGKILKRGLDRESISTAGDRPPRVTSTH; encoded by the coding sequence ATGGACAACGCGGTCCGCCTAGTCTGGGACCGGGCCGAGCAGGCACCCGACGCCCCCGCCCTGCGCGAGGGTGAACGCTCGTGGACGTACGCCGAGCTGCGCTCCGGCGTGCAGGGCGCGATGGAGCAACTGCACGGGCGCGGGATCGCCCCGGGGGACCGCGTCCTGGTCGTGATGCCCACAAGCGCCGAATTCGTCCTAGCCTATCACGCGATCCTGGCGTTGGGTGCCACGGCGGTCACCGTCAACCCACTGTGCACCGCGCGCGAGCTGACTCACTTCGTCGAGGACGCCGGGTGCTCCACCGCGCTGGGGTGGCACGAGGGCGAGGCAGCGGTTCGGGCCACCGCTACGGACTGCGGGATGGACCTGTGGACCCTCCACCCCGGGGCGATCGCGACATCGGGCGACGGGCAGCCGGCCGAGGTCGCCGCTCGCGATGCGGCCGTGCTGCTCTACACCTCGGGGACGACGGGCGCGCCCAAGGGGGCGGTCCTGACCCATGAGAACCTGGTCTCCTGCGGCGTCGCACTCAACGAGGCGCTCGACCTCAGTCCCGACGACTCCATGGGGACGGCGCTGCCGCTGTTCCACGTGTTCGGCCAGGCCGCGGTGATGTTCACCGCCTACGCGGCCGGTGGCTGCCTCAGCCTGCAACACCCCTTCGACGCGGCCGGCCTGCTGCAGATGGCCGCTGACCAGCAGCTCACCGGGATCGCCGGCGTGCCGACGATGTGGAACGCCATGCTGCACGCGCAGACCGACCTGACGGCGGCAGACCTGGCGCACCTGCGTCTGGCCTGCTCCGGCGGTGCCGCGCTCCCGCTGGAGGTGGCCAAGGCATTCAAGGACCGGTTCGGCGCAGTGGTCCTGGACGGGTACGGGCTCAGCGAGACCACCGGGGCCGCGACCTTCAACAGCCTTGCGAACCCGCGCAAGGAGATGAGCGTCGGTCGGGCCCTTCCCGGCGGCCGGCTCGCGATCCTCGACGAGGACCGGCAGCCGCTCCAACCCGGCCTCGCCGGTGAGGTCGCGATCAGCGGGCCCTTCGTCATGCGTGAGTACTGGAACCGCCCCGAGGCCACCGCAGCGGTGCGCGAGGGGGAGTGGTTCCTCACCGGTGACATCGGGCGGATGGATGAGGACGGTGACCTGTGGATCGTCGACCGGAAGAAGGACCTGGTCATCCGCGGCGGGTACAACGTCTACCCGCGTGAGGTCGAGGAGGTGTTCTACGGGCATCCCGACATCCGGGAGGTGGCCGTCATCGGCGTACCCGACAACCGGCTCGGCGAGGAGATCGCTGCGGTGGTCTCGCCGCAGCCGGGGGCCGACATCGACCCGGCAGAGCTGCGAGCCTGGCTCGAGGAGCGCCTCGCGGCCTACAAGGTCCCCCGCGTCTACCAGCTCATCGACGAACTGCCCAAGGGCCCGACCGGGAAGATCCTCAAGCGAGGGCTCGACCGGGAGTCCATCTCGACCGCCGGTGACCGCCCGCCGCGAGTCACTTCCACCCACTGA
- a CDS encoding SDR family oxidoreductase translates to MAGMQVKDAVAVVTGAAGGIGAALAQALIDGGAHVVVSDLDEERLTATAERLGAVAVAGDAASDEVIAAMVAAAEEHFGPVDLFFANAGVGDGSGLAADDDQWQLALDVNLMAHVRAARRLVPGWVERGSGYFVSTASAAGLLTQIGSATYSVSKHGAVGFAEWLAVSYGDEGVGVSCLCPMGVDTDMLRSGMTSAGGEGGKVAAAAVTGAGEVLAPHDVAEQVLRAVEEGTFLITPHTGVHEFLRRKVDDHDRWIRGMQRYQRQLKENS, encoded by the coding sequence ATGGCGGGCATGCAGGTCAAGGACGCGGTCGCCGTCGTCACCGGTGCCGCGGGAGGCATCGGCGCCGCGCTTGCGCAGGCACTGATTGACGGCGGTGCCCACGTGGTGGTCTCCGACCTCGACGAGGAGCGCCTGACGGCGACGGCCGAGCGGCTCGGGGCCGTCGCCGTGGCAGGCGACGCCGCGAGCGACGAGGTGATCGCCGCGATGGTCGCGGCCGCGGAGGAGCACTTCGGCCCGGTCGACCTCTTCTTCGCCAACGCCGGTGTCGGCGATGGCTCCGGCCTGGCGGCCGACGACGACCAGTGGCAGCTCGCCCTCGACGTCAACCTCATGGCGCACGTGCGCGCGGCCCGCCGGCTCGTGCCGGGATGGGTCGAGCGCGGGAGTGGCTACTTCGTCTCCACCGCCTCGGCCGCCGGGCTGCTCACGCAGATCGGCTCGGCCACCTATTCGGTCTCCAAGCACGGCGCCGTGGGCTTCGCCGAGTGGCTCGCGGTGTCGTACGGCGACGAGGGGGTCGGCGTCAGCTGCTTGTGCCCGATGGGGGTCGACACCGACATGCTCCGCTCCGGGATGACCTCGGCGGGTGGCGAAGGGGGGAAGGTAGCCGCCGCGGCGGTGACCGGCGCCGGCGAGGTGCTCGCTCCCCATGACGTGGCCGAGCAGGTGCTCCGGGCCGTCGAGGAGGGCACCTTCCTCATCACGCCGCACACCGGTGTCCATGAGTTCCTCCGGCGCAAGGTCGACGACCACGACCGGTGGATCCGCGGAATGCAGCGATACCAGCGACAGCTGAAGGAGAACTCCTGA